The stretch of DNA CTGCCGCCGCCTGAAAGCCAACCCGGCCACCGGCGACATTCCCGTCATTTTCGTCAGCGCCTGCTCCGACACCAACGACATCGTGGCCGGTTTCGACCAGGGTGCGGACGTCGAGCGCCTGCGCGTGCCCAACCCGCGCTCCTCGACCTCCGACTTCGTCACCGTCAGCATCGGCGTCGCCACCTTCGTGCCGACCCAGTTCGACGACATGCGCGCGCTGTTCCTGGCCGCCGACCGCGCCATGTACGAGGCCAAGGCGGCAGGGCGCAACCGGGTGGTGGCCGTGGGCGGCGGCTATGCCTGGGAAGCGATGCAGACGGCGCTGGCGCGCTAGCCTCCAGGTCCGGGTTCAGGCCTGGCGCGGATAACCGGTGATGCGCGCGATGTCGCGGTACATCGGCTGCAGCTGGCGATACATCTTCAGGTAGACCTCGCGGTACAGCCGCTCGTAGATCGCCTGGTTGCCCGCCACCGGCTCGAACACCCTGCCCACCCGCGTCATGGCCTCGATGGCGGCCGCGAAGTCCGGGTACAGGCCCAGCCCGACGGCGGCATCGATCGCCGCGCCCAGCCCCGAGGTCTCGTACACGTGCGGGCGCGCGACCGGCAGGCCGAAGATGTCGGCGGTGAGCTGCATCGCCGCGTCGCTCTGCGAGCCGCCGCCCGAGACGCGCAGTTCGGTGATGCGGGTCCCGGCGCGCCGCTCGATGCGCTCCTTCCCTTCGCGCAGCGCATACGCCAGCCCTTCCAGGATGGCGCGGTAGACGTGGGCGCGGGTATGCACGTCGCCGAAACCGATGATGGCGCCCTTGGCCTCGCGCCCCGGCACCCGGATGCCGGGCGTCCAGTAGGGCTGCAGCATCAGGCCCATCGAGCCGGGCGGCACGGCCTCGGCCAGCTCGTCAAACAGGTGTTCGGGCGCCACGTCTTCCAGCAGCGCGCGCATCTGTTCGTGGTGGCCGAACTGCTCCTTGAACCAGTTGACCATCCAGTAGCCGCGGAACACCTGCACCTCGAGGCTGTAGGCGCCCGGAATCGCCGCCGGATACGGCGGCACAAAGGGCGACACCTCGACGTAGCGGGTGGTGGTGGTGTTGATGGTGGCCGTGGTGCCGTAGCTCAGGCAGCCGACGTGGGGCGCGCTGCAGCCGGCCCCGATCACCTCGCAGGCCTTGTCGGCGGCCGCCGCCAGCAGCGGCAGGCCTTGCGGAATACCGGTGTCGCGGGCCGCCTGCGCGCTGATGCTGCCCAATTGCGTGCCCGGCGCCTGCAGCTCGGGCAGCATGCGCGGCTCCAGCGCCAGCGCCTGCCATTTCCAGTCGCGCCGGCCGGCCCACTTGAGGCGCCGGTAGTCGAACGGCAGGTAGGCCACCTGCGACCCGGCGGAATCGGCGAAGCGCCCGCACAGGCGCCAGTTCAGGTAGCCCGACAGCAGCAGGAACTTGTGGGTCGCCTGCCAGACCTCGGGCTGGTGCGCGTGGATCCAGTTGATTTCGGCTTCGCCGCGCAGGTAGTCGACCGTCTCGTGGACCCGCGCCAGCCTGAAGGCGGTGCGCCACAGCGGCCCGATGGGCGGCACCGCGCTTGTGCTGCGCTGGTCGAGCCAGGTGATGGCCGGGCGCAGCGGCCTGCCCTCGCGGTCGACGTTGATGACGGTGCCGCGCTGGGTCGTCACCGCCACGCCGGCGATGCGGGCACGGTCGGCGCCCGGCTGGGTCCAGAGCTGGCCACAAGCCTGACACAGCGCCTGCCAGAAGCCCTCCGGGTCGTGCTCGGCCCAGCCCGGATGTTCGCTGCGGTAGTCCAGCAAGGGCACCTGCGACCTGGCGACGATCTCGCCCTTCAGGTCGAACAGCAGGGCGCGCACGCTCTGGGTGCCGTTGTCGATGGCGAGGATCAGCGGGTCATGCATCGCACAAGCGCCGGCTCATGCCGCGCAGGTGCGCAGGCCGACGAAGATATCGTCGCGCTGCGGCTGGTAGAAATTGCGGAAATGCGGGGAGCGCAGGCGCCCTGGTGTCGCGAACGATGCGCCGCGCAAGACCTGGCGGCTGCCGAAGTACGGCGCCGAATATTCCCGGTAGCGGTCCGCAGTGAAGCCGGGATACGGCAGGAAGGGCGAGGCCGTCCACTCCCACAATCCGCCCCAGTGAAAATCCGGGTGGCCTGATGCGGCCGCGAACTCCCACTCCTGCTCGGTCGGCAGGCGCCGCCCGGCCCAGCGGCAATAGGCTTCGGCTTCGTGCAGGCTCACATGCCGCAGCGGCGCGCGCGGGTCGAGCGGGACCCGCGCCCCGAAGCGCTGCTCCAGCCAGCCTCCCGCGCCATCCGGGCGCCAGTAGCGCGGCGCCACGCGCCCCGTCTGCGCCAGCCAGTCCGATCCGGCCTGGCTCCAGCATGCGGCGCGCCGGTAGCCGTCATCGCGCATGAAGGCGAGGTAGTCGGCGTTGGAGACCAGGCCGGCGTCGATCACGAAGGGCGCGACCTGGCAAGGGAAGGCTTGCCGTTCATTGTCGAACACGAAGCCGCGCTGCTGCTCTCCGCCGAGCAGCAGCGCGCCGCCGGCAAAGGCGATCTCGCCTGGCGCGGGCGCAGGCAGGCCCTCGTCCGGCGCGCCGGCAAGCATCGCGGGCGCGGCCACGCCGAGCGTCTGCAGCGTATAGGCCAGCGCTTCGCCGTGCATGTCCTCGTGCGCCAGCACCAGGCGGTAGGGAAAGAGGGCGGCATCGTCGCCGGGCGC from Massilia varians encodes:
- the senA gene encoding selenoneine synthase SenA — encoded protein: MNDVHASFRSMDPRGLDGALRDARRRTLACFDALAGAGYHESARVPRLAILNPPLWELGHLAWFAEWFVLRAAPSSATGAARGPSLLAQADAWFNSNTVAHDARWALALPTLGRLKEYCDAVLDGICARLASAPGDDAALFPYRLVLAHEDMHGEALAYTLQTLGVAAPAMLAGAPDEGLPAPAPGEIAFAGGALLLGGEQQRGFVFDNERQAFPCQVAPFVIDAGLVSNADYLAFMRDDGYRRAACWSQAGSDWLAQTGRVAPRYWRPDGAGGWLEQRFGARVPLDPRAPLRHVSLHEAEAYCRWAGRRLPTEQEWEFAAASGHPDFHWGGLWEWTASPFLPYPGFTADRYREYSAPYFGSRQVLRGASFATPGRLRSPHFRNFYQPQRDDIFVGLRTCAA
- a CDS encoding diguanylate cyclase, translating into MAGFDQGADVERLRVPNPRSSTSDFVTVSIGVATFVPTQFDDMRALFLAADRAMYEAKAAGRNRVVAVGGGYAWEAMQTALAR
- a CDS encoding FGGY-family carbohydrate kinase yields the protein MHDPLILAIDNGTQSVRALLFDLKGEIVARSQVPLLDYRSEHPGWAEHDPEGFWQALCQACGQLWTQPGADRARIAGVAVTTQRGTVINVDREGRPLRPAITWLDQRSTSAVPPIGPLWRTAFRLARVHETVDYLRGEAEINWIHAHQPEVWQATHKFLLLSGYLNWRLCGRFADSAGSQVAYLPFDYRRLKWAGRRDWKWQALALEPRMLPELQAPGTQLGSISAQAARDTGIPQGLPLLAAAADKACEVIGAGCSAPHVGCLSYGTTATINTTTTRYVEVSPFVPPYPAAIPGAYSLEVQVFRGYWMVNWFKEQFGHHEQMRALLEDVAPEHLFDELAEAVPPGSMGLMLQPYWTPGIRVPGREAKGAIIGFGDVHTRAHVYRAILEGLAYALREGKERIERRAGTRITELRVSGGGSQSDAAMQLTADIFGLPVARPHVYETSGLGAAIDAAVGLGLYPDFAAAIEAMTRVGRVFEPVAGNQAIYERLYREVYLKMYRQLQPMYRDIARITGYPRQA